In the genome of Bacteroidales bacterium, the window GCACTTTCATAACGATTCCATCGGAACCGATGCCGAAATGGATATTGCATATCCGTTTAATAGCCCGGGGAGTAAGCTTAAAATCAATGTTTGAACTGTCGAGTACGACGTATTCATTTCCCAGGCCGTGAATTTTTACAAAACTGTTTTTCTCCATTATGCGAAATGTATTTTGAAGCAGATTGTTGAATATATTTGAAGCAAAAATAGAAAAATGGCGCTAGTTAACGAAAACTATTTGAAACTGCAGGCGGGATACCTGTTTCCCGAAATCGGCCGGAGAGTAAGGGAATTTCAGAAAATGCACCCCGAAGCCGATGTGATAAAAATGGGCATCGGTGATGTTACACTGCCCCTTACACCCAGCGTAATTAAAGCTTTTCATGAAGGCGTGGATGAAATGGCAAAAGCCGAAACCTTCAAAGGATACGGGCCGGAACAGGGTTATGATTTTCTACGTGAAGCCATTGCTAAAACAGAATACCAGTCGCGCGGCGCAGACATTCATGCCGATGAAATATTCATTTCAGACGGATCAAAATGCGACACTGGAAATATACTCGACATTTTCGGGCTTGATAATATTATTGCCGTTCAGGATCCGGTTTACCCGGTTTACGTGGATACAAGCGTGATGGAAGGAAGAACGGGCGAATATTTGCAGAACGGCTATTATAAGGGACTGGTTTACCTGCCATGCACAGCTGAAAACCATTTTATGCCGGAGTTGCCCAAAGGCAGGGTTGACGTGATTTTCCTGTGTTACCCGAATAATCCGACCGGGACAACCGCTTCAAAGCAGGAACTGAAAAAGTGGGTGGATTATGCCCGTGAAAACCGCAGTGTTATTTTATTCGATGCAGCCTATGAAGCTTATATCGCTGATGCAGATATTCCGCATTCTATATTTGAAATCGAAGGCGCAAAAGAAGTGGCGATCGAATTCAGGAGTCTGTCGAAAACAGCTGGTTTTACAGGTACCCGCTGTGCTTACACTGTAATACCCAAAGATCTGATAGCCTACACGGCATCCGGAGAAAAGAAACCACTGTACCCGCTTTGGTTCAGAAGGCATACGACCAAATTCAATGGAGTTTCTTACCCGGTTCAAAGAGCCGCTGCTGCTATTTACACTCCCGAAGGCAAAAAGGAGGTTAAGGAAACCATTGCCTATTACATGAATAATGCAAAAATCATCAGGGAAAGCCTTGCACAATTAGGGTTCACCGTGTACGGAGGAAAAAATTCACCCTATGTATGGGTGAATTCAGGACGGGGTATAAAATCATGGGACCTGTTTGACAAGCTGCTGAACGAAGCCAATGTGGTCGGTACTCCGGGTTCAGGCTTCGGACCTTCAGGTGAAGGGTATTTCAGGTTCTCTTCATTTGCCCGTCATGAAAATGTATTAAAGGCGATGGAGAGACTGAGAAACCTTAAATGGTAAACGACGATTCATCTCCGTTATCCTTTGTCAGTTCAAGGAATCCTTCAACAACAGGTTTGGCGACCGGCAGATCTTCGGGTTGAACATACACATCAATGGTTGAAGGATTTCCTGCAAAAAAGCCGGATGCCACTCCGGATGCAAATTCATCCCTTAACATGGGGATTACTCCAACCTTTTCAAGTTCGGTTTTTAACAGGGCTACATTGATTTCCGTTCCTGTGTAAACGTGGATCAAATCGGTTTTCTCGTTCATCATTTCACATATCTTTCGTAATGTAACAATGCTAAGGACTGATGGTTGAATGGATTCAAGCGAGAAACCAATTCCTCAAACTGTTGAACGCCTTTCCGGTTCTGTGTTTCCTAAATTATTGCCTTTCTGTTATTTAGATTAGTGGCATGTTTTTTATGCCTTCTCACTAAAAAGGCATAATGAAAACGATAAATGTAGACGAACAGCAGCCACAGGCACAGCAATTGCCGGGAGAAGAAAGTAAGATGCAACCGCAGCCGGTTTTTGAAAATACAGATGTGAAAAGTTGTCAGAAACTGGCCGGAAAAGTAGCGTTAGTAACCGGAGGCGACAGCGGTATAGGAAGGGCCGTGGCCGT includes:
- a CDS encoding LL-diaminopimelate aminotransferase, whose amino-acid sequence is MALVNENYLKLQAGYLFPEIGRRVREFQKMHPEADVIKMGIGDVTLPLTPSVIKAFHEGVDEMAKAETFKGYGPEQGYDFLREAIAKTEYQSRGADIHADEIFISDGSKCDTGNILDIFGLDNIIAVQDPVYPVYVDTSVMEGRTGEYLQNGYYKGLVYLPCTAENHFMPELPKGRVDVIFLCYPNNPTGTTASKQELKKWVDYARENRSVILFDAAYEAYIADADIPHSIFEIEGAKEVAIEFRSLSKTAGFTGTRCAYTVIPKDLIAYTASGEKKPLYPLWFRRHTTKFNGVSYPVQRAAAAIYTPEGKKEVKETIAYYMNNAKIIRESLAQLGFTVYGGKNSPYVWVNSGRGIKSWDLFDKLLNEANVVGTPGSGFGPSGEGYFRFSSFARHENVLKAMERLRNLKW